The sequence AAGTACAATTAGTAGGCTTGTCAGAAGAACCACGCAAGCTAGTAGTAACCGGAGTAGAAATGTTTAGAAAACTGTTAGACTTTGCACAAGCAGGAGACAACATTGGACTATTGCTACGAGGAATCCAACGAGATGAAATCGAAAGAGGACAAGTACTAGCTAAGACAGGAAGCATCAATCCACACACAAAATTCAAAGCCGAAGTATACGTATTGAAAAAAGAAGAAGGTGGCCGACACACGCCGTTTTTCGACGGATACCGCCCACAATTCTACTTTAGAACAACAGACGTAACAGGAAGCATCAAGCTACCAGAAGGAGTAGAGATGGTAATGCCAGGCGACAATATAACCATGGACATTGAACTAATCTCACCAATAGCCGTAGAAGAAGGACTAAGGTTTGCGATCCGAGAAGGTGGCCGAACCGTAGGGGCTGGCGTTGTTGCTGATATTCACGAGTAAATCTCAGCAATCAGACATCTAAGGTAACTTACTAAAAAGGCAGAAGAGAAAAGCTTCTGCCTTTTTCGATGTGAAAGATATTGAACCTAATGATTTCTTGAAAATTCCTTATAGAAATATAGAACCTTCGAAAGTCATGGTGGCAATAATAGAAGAAAAAATAAAAATAAACATTGAAAAAGCTTGCGTTCCTAAGAAAAATATTATAAAATAACTAAGTGTCCTTAATTATGCGATGAAGTGGAAGGTAGCTGAGCGATCAGGGAATTTCTGCTGAGCAAGTCGGATCAAAGAATCGGGCGACAGGCCATAATGCGTTTCGGATTAAAAAAAACACAACACACCCGGAGCAGTGTTCATGGTTCCGTCGCACAAAAGTGCGAATGGAGGAGGTTAAGTAATGGCGAAAAACAAACAAAAGATCAGAATTAGGTTAAAAGCGTACGATCATACGGTGCTAGACCAGTCAGCTGTTAAGATTGTTGAAACAGCGAAAAGAAGTGGTGCTAATGTTTCAGGTCCAATTCCGCTGCCGACTGAAAAGCAGGTAGTGACGATATTGAGATCTGTTCATAAACACAAAGATTCCAGAGAACAATTTGAAATGCGTACGCATAAACGATTGATCGATATTTTGAGCCCAACGCCTAAAACGGTTGATTCATTAATGAAATTGGATTTACCGGCTGGCGTCGATATCGAAATCAAGCTATAAGTCAACTAAAAGCAGCGAGTTTGATAGATAAACACACGGATCATTCTTAGGATGATTGCTACGCAATCCGCTGTAAGATTATCAGGAGGTGTCAGAGATGAAAGGTATTATAGGGAGAAAAGCAGGTATGACACAGGTGTTTGACGACTTAGGGAATGTGACACCTGTAACGGTTATTACTTTCGAGACGAATGTAATAACACAAATCAAGACAAAAGAAAAAGACGGGTACAATGCGATTCAGATAGCTACGGAAAATGCGAAAGAACATCGTGTTATCAAGCCTTTGAAAGGTCATTACCAGAAGGCTGGGGTAAGCTTGAAAAAGTATATGAAAGAGCTTCGCGTCAAAGATGTAAGTGGCTTTGAGATTGGACAGGAAATTAACGCAAGCACTTTTGAAGCTGGTGACAAAGTTGATATTACTGGAAAATCAAAAGGTAAGGGCTTTCAGGGTGTTGTTAAAAGACACAACCAAAGCACAGGTCCTATGACTCATGGGTCCCACTTTCAGAGATTGCCTGGATCAATGGGAGCGTCCGCTTCTCCGAGTCGTGTATTCAAAGGAAAGAAACTGCCTGGACAAATGGGTGCTGCAAGAGTGACTGTGCAAAACCTTGAAGTGATTCGGGTGGATGAGGGGAAAAATGCAATCCTAGTAAAAGGTGCTGTGCCAGGACCTAAAAAAGGGCTTGTGATGCTTCGCGAAGCAAGGAAAACAGAAGAAAAATAAAGTAGGAAGGAGGAACCGGAATGCCTAAAGTACCAGTGTATAATCTTTCAGGAGAAAAAGTTAGTGAGCTAGAGCTGTTAGAGTCTGTGTTTGGAGTAAAAGTGAATCAGCATGCGCTCCATGCTGTTGTGAAAAATCAACTTGCTAATAAAAGACAAGGCACCCAATCTGCTAAACTAAGGTCAGAAGTAAGGGGTGGAGGAAAAAAACCATGGAGACAAAAGGGAACCGGACGTGCTAGACATGGTTCGACAAATTCACCCATATGGGTTGGCGGAGGAATTACCTTTGCTCCTAAGCCTAGAGATTATCGATACAAATTACCAAAAAAACTAAGAAGATTAGCAATGAAATCTGCTTTAACAGCAAAAGTTAATGAAGAAGAGCTAATTGTGGTAGACAATCTAACATTGCAAGAAATTAAGACAAAAGAAATGCATAACATCTTAAAAAACTTAAATGCAGGCGAAAAAGCGTTGATTGTTCTTGATCAAAAAGACGATATAATTATTCGTTCGGCCAGGAATATACCGGGTGTAGAAACAACTTTAGTAAATACGCTGAACGTTTATGACATTTTGAAATACGATAAATTTGTGATAACGAAAAGTGCCGTTGAAAAAGTGGAGGAGGTGTACGCATAATGTTTGATCCATATAGCGTGATCACCAGACCTCTCGTGACTGAACAAAGCATGAGTGACATGGGTGAGAAAAAATACGTTTTTGTTGTTAAGAAAGATGCAAATAAGACTGAAATTAAAAATGCCGTTGAAAAAATATTTTCTGTAAAAGTTCGCAAAGTCAATACGATGAACATGCGAGGTAAAACCAAGAGAATGGGTCGACATGTTGGTAAAAGACCTTCGTGGAAAAAAGCGATTGTAATGCTAACGGAAGACAGTAATGAAATTGAGTTTTTTGAAGGAGTATAATTAACGGCTTTATGGAGGAGGGATAGACATGCCGATTAAAAAGTACAAACCGACTTCCCCAGCCAGGAGACATATGACAGTTTCCACGTTTGAAGAATTGTCAAAAGTGGAACCGGAAAAGTCGCTGTTGGCTAAAAACAACAGAACGGGTGGTCGTAACAGTCAAGGAAAGATTACAGTAAGGCATCGTGGTGGCGGTGCAATGCATAAATATAGAATTATTGATTTCAAACGAAACAAGGATGGAATACCGGCAAAAGTAGCTACCATAGAATATGATCCCAACAGAAGTGCTAACATAGCGTTGTTGCATTATGTAGATGGAGAAAAACGATACATTCTTGCACCTAACAAACTAAAAGTGGGTGACAAAGTGGAGTCGGGGGAAGCAGTCGATATTCAGATTGGTAACGCAAAACCACTAAAAAGCATTCCAGTAGGAACGATTGTACACAATATAGAAATGAAACCAGGAAAAGGCGGTCAAATTGCACGTTCTGCAGGGAACTCAGCTCAATTAATGGCGAAAGAAGGCAAGTATGCACTACTGAGAATTCCTTCTGGAGAAATTCGCTACATCTTGAATGAATGTCGTGCAACTATTGGACAGGTTGGTAATATTGATCACGAAAACATTACTATTGGTAAAGCAGGAAGAAAAAGACATATGGGAATACGTCCAACAGTACGTGGATCAGTTATGAATCCAGTAGACCATCCTCATGGTGGTGGAGAAGGAAAAGCACCGATTGGCCGTCCAGGTCCATCAACTCCTTGGGGTAAACCAACACTGGGATACAAAACCAGAAAGAAAAACAAACAGTCAGACAAAATGATTGTCAGCAGACCGAAAAAGCGATAAGATACCAGACTGGTATAATAGAAAGAGTTGGTATTGAAAGGAGGAAGCTCATTGGCTAGATCAGCAAAAAAAGGACCTTTTGTACATGGGAAATTGCTTAAACAAATAGAAGAAATGAATGAGCAGGGAAGTAAAAAGGTAATTAAAACCTGGTCCAGAGCATCTACCATTTTTCCGCAAATGATAGGGCATACCATAGCGGTTCATGATGGACGCAAACATGTACCCGTTTATGTTACGGAAGATATGGTTGGACATAAACTTGGGGAATTTGCACTGACCAGAACCTATAGAGGTCATGATGACTCGGAAAAAACAACAAAGAGAAAATAATAACATTTAGGCATGTGGAAGGAGGTTGCGGCTATGGAAGCTAGAGCGATAGCCAGACATATACGTATAGCACCAAGAAAAGCTAAACTTGTAGCGGACTTGGTGAGAGGCAAACAAGTCAATGAAGCACTGGCGATTTTAAAGTTTACTCCAAAGGGCGCTTCACCGGTTATTGAGAAACTACTGCGCTCAGCTATTGCTAACGCAGAGAATAATCATAGCATGGATAAGGACGATCTTTATATTTCGGAAATATATGCGAATCAAGGACCAACAATGAAAAGGTTTCGGCCCAGAGCTCAGGGAAGGGCGACACAGATTCTAAAAAGAACGAGTCATATTGGTATTGTATTGCGCGAAAAACCAGATAAGGAGGGATAAGATGGGTCAGAAAGTTAACCCCCATGGGTTGAGAGTCGGAATTATCAAAGACTGGGATACAAAATGGTATGCTAACAAAAAAGACTTTGGTGATATTCTGATGGAAGACTGTAAAGTCCGGGAACATGTAAAGAAAAAATTGTTTACTTCCGGAATTTCTAAAATAGAGATAGAAAGAGCAGCGAATAACCGTATAAAGCTAAACATTCATACAGCGAAGCCTGGAATGGTTATTGGTAAAGGCGGACAAGGCGTAGACGAATTGCGAAAAAATGTGGAAAAAATGACAGGGAAAACCGCATTAATAAATGTTGTTGAAGTAAAAAGACCAGAAGTTGATGCTCAATTAGTAGCTGAAAACATCGCATTCT comes from Tindallia californiensis and encodes:
- a CDS encoding EF-Tu C-terminal domain-related protein; translated protein: VQLVGLSEEPRKLVVTGVEMFRKLLDFAQAGDNIGLLLRGIQRDEIERGQVLAKTGSINPHTKFKAEVYVLKKEEGGRHTPFFDGYRPQFYFRTTDVTGSIKLPEGVEMVMPGDNITMDIELISPIAVEEGLRFAIREGGRTVGAGVVADIHE
- the rpsJ gene encoding 30S ribosomal protein S10, whose translation is MAKNKQKIRIRLKAYDHTVLDQSAVKIVETAKRSGANVSGPIPLPTEKQVVTILRSVHKHKDSREQFEMRTHKRLIDILSPTPKTVDSLMKLDLPAGVDIEIKL
- the rplC gene encoding 50S ribosomal protein L3 gives rise to the protein MKGIIGRKAGMTQVFDDLGNVTPVTVITFETNVITQIKTKEKDGYNAIQIATENAKEHRVIKPLKGHYQKAGVSLKKYMKELRVKDVSGFEIGQEINASTFEAGDKVDITGKSKGKGFQGVVKRHNQSTGPMTHGSHFQRLPGSMGASASPSRVFKGKKLPGQMGAARVTVQNLEVIRVDEGKNAILVKGAVPGPKKGLVMLREARKTEEK
- the rplD gene encoding 50S ribosomal protein L4, whose translation is MPKVPVYNLSGEKVSELELLESVFGVKVNQHALHAVVKNQLANKRQGTQSAKLRSEVRGGGKKPWRQKGTGRARHGSTNSPIWVGGGITFAPKPRDYRYKLPKKLRRLAMKSALTAKVNEEELIVVDNLTLQEIKTKEMHNILKNLNAGEKALIVLDQKDDIIIRSARNIPGVETTLVNTLNVYDILKYDKFVITKSAVEKVEEVYA
- the rplW gene encoding 50S ribosomal protein L23, with the translated sequence MFDPYSVITRPLVTEQSMSDMGEKKYVFVVKKDANKTEIKNAVEKIFSVKVRKVNTMNMRGKTKRMGRHVGKRPSWKKAIVMLTEDSNEIEFFEGV
- the rplB gene encoding 50S ribosomal protein L2, coding for MPIKKYKPTSPARRHMTVSTFEELSKVEPEKSLLAKNNRTGGRNSQGKITVRHRGGGAMHKYRIIDFKRNKDGIPAKVATIEYDPNRSANIALLHYVDGEKRYILAPNKLKVGDKVESGEAVDIQIGNAKPLKSIPVGTIVHNIEMKPGKGGQIARSAGNSAQLMAKEGKYALLRIPSGEIRYILNECRATIGQVGNIDHENITIGKAGRKRHMGIRPTVRGSVMNPVDHPHGGGEGKAPIGRPGPSTPWGKPTLGYKTRKKNKQSDKMIVSRPKKR
- the rpsS gene encoding 30S ribosomal protein S19, which encodes MARSAKKGPFVHGKLLKQIEEMNEQGSKKVIKTWSRASTIFPQMIGHTIAVHDGRKHVPVYVTEDMVGHKLGEFALTRTYRGHDDSEKTTKRK
- the rplV gene encoding 50S ribosomal protein L22, whose product is MEARAIARHIRIAPRKAKLVADLVRGKQVNEALAILKFTPKGASPVIEKLLRSAIANAENNHSMDKDDLYISEIYANQGPTMKRFRPRAQGRATQILKRTSHIGIVLREKPDKEG
- the rpsC gene encoding 30S ribosomal protein S3 → MGQKVNPHGLRVGIIKDWDTKWYANKKDFGDILMEDCKVREHVKKKLFTSGISKIEIERAANNRIKLNIHTAKPGMVIGKGGQGVDELRKNVEKMTGKTALINVVEVKRPEVDAQLVAENIAFSLERRVAFRRAMKQAMQRAFRAGAKGVKVSTSGRLGGAEMSRTEGYNEGNVPLHTLRADIDYGFHEANTTYGKLGVKVWIYKGEVLSTAKVADEKPLENQKNKSN